A region of Candidatus Bathyarchaeota archaeon DNA encodes the following proteins:
- a CDS encoding rhomboid family intramembrane serine protease, translating to MKKTNILLLLCLFSSVIVLFLDPSHLDYLTFSTNNLKQGRFWTLITALFIHNDALHLFGNLIFLYVFGNTLEDLIGSKKMLSAFFIGGVLSFLISTYFYPPDIPMIGASAAIFTLAAVAMLVKPLRISILFIFLPVGLVAILYFIFNLYALEHADSSNVAYVSHIIGFMIGIPLGMSWSREWAKNLIITILLLLIYFILAYWLLPILFISYGI from the coding sequence ATGAAAAAAACAAATATTCTACTATTGCTTTGCTTGTTTTCAAGTGTTATTGTACTTTTTCTAGACCCCTCCCATCTTGATTACTTAACTTTTAGTACGAACAATCTAAAGCAAGGAAGATTTTGGACTTTAATAACTGCTCTATTCATTCATAACGATGCTTTGCATCTATTTGGAAATCTAATCTTCCTTTATGTCTTTGGAAATACTCTTGAAGATCTAATCGGATCCAAAAAGATGTTGTCAGCCTTCTTTATAGGAGGAGTCTTATCCTTTCTGATAAGCACATATTTTTATCCTCCAGACATCCCAATGATCGGTGCATCAGCTGCAATTTTTACTTTAGCTGCTGTAGCAATGCTAGTAAAGCCATTAAGAATTTCAATATTATTCATTTTCTTACCAGTAGGATTAGTTGCGATCTTATATTTTATCTTCAATCTATATGCTCTAGAGCATGCTGATTCAAGTAATGTCGCTTATGTTTCACACATAATCGGGTTTATGATTGGCATCCCCTTAGGAATGAGTTGGAGTAGAGAATGGGCTAAGAATCTTATTATAACTATCCTATTGCTGCTCATTTACTTCATTTTGGCATATTGGTTATTACCAATTTTATTTATTTCATATGGGATTTAG
- a CDS encoding XdhC family protein, giving the protein MLDIYYKATELLREGEDFAMVTIVKAEGSAPRGVGTKMIVKKDGKAFGNIGGDVLEQFAIKEALKVIKDGQSKTVNYVLEEENKGGIGMLCGGNVDLLIESTKPPLQLLIIGSGYIANAIAKIGPLVGFSITVVDPFAQKEDFPNAKKVIIKDPESGISEVNITPDTYIVVTTRHKYDELALKKALESNATYIGMIGSKNRVKTAFKTLVSEGVSEKDLQKVYAPIGLDINAETPEEIAISIIAELIKHKQGGTGASLSSK; this is encoded by the coding sequence TATTTATTACAAAGCTACGGAGCTTCTTAGAGAAGGAGAAGATTTTGCTATGGTTACCATAGTGAAAGCCGAGGGATCTGCTCCGAGGGGAGTCGGAACAAAAATGATTGTTAAAAAAGATGGGAAGGCTTTTGGGAACATCGGTGGCGATGTACTAGAACAATTTGCGATAAAAGAAGCACTCAAAGTCATAAAGGATGGTCAATCAAAAACCGTCAACTATGTGTTGGAAGAGGAGAATAAAGGCGGTATAGGCATGCTTTGTGGTGGCAATGTTGATTTGCTAATAGAATCCACTAAACCGCCCCTTCAACTTCTTATTATAGGAAGCGGGTACATTGCTAACGCAATAGCAAAAATAGGTCCGCTAGTAGGTTTCTCCATTACAGTTGTTGATCCATTTGCCCAAAAAGAAGATTTTCCAAACGCTAAAAAAGTAATAATCAAGGACCCGGAAAGCGGTATCTCTGAAGTTAACATAACACCTGATACATATATCGTCGTCACTACAAGGCATAAATACGATGAGTTGGCCTTGAAAAAAGCTCTAGAGTCGAATGCAACTTACATAGGTATGATTGGAAGCAAAAACAGAGTAAAAACAGCCTTTAAAACTCTAGTCAGCGAAGGTGTTTCGGAAAAAGATCTTCAAAAAGTCTACGCCCCCATTGGACTTGACATAAATGCTGAAACACCAGAAGAGATCGCGATTTCAATTATTGCGGAGTTGATCAAACATAAGCAAGGTGGTACTGGTGCATCGCTCTCTTCAAAATAA
- a CDS encoding DNA polymerase II large subunit: MDNFEDDYFLFLEKKFSEVYQIAKEARSKGIDAVHEPESMIAKDLAERVEKSVGPPGIANRIRELVKIMPREEVAFKVAEEIASEIIGPDTEEKVAEQAIRTALSILDEGVTVSPIEGISRVKIRTNRDRTRYLAVYYAGPIRSAGGTDMGLSVIVADFVRKLMGIDRYKATKEEAERFLEELRLYEREVARFQYKIPDSEILNAIARLHVEVSGVQTDFVEVTSFRNLARIETNGVRGGALRVVNDGLIGRAKKIVNIVDKLGIDGWDWLNELKFQTEDNAESKDLMFMEDIIAGRPIFSFPKTQGGFRLRYGRCRNTGLAAIGLNPITMQILRNFIASGTQLRIEKPGKAGVTLPVDYIEPPVVKLKEGSIVRVETLDLAHKIEGSIESILFLGDILIATGEFIENNRHLIPSGFVEEWWSELLRKELMKMEDTSKISIDEEKLRDFIENPLKCIPNPSESLLLSKTFGVPLHPRYNLFWNNIDHNDLISLREKFLSAEVVWEDENPVSIVINDGADIKHILDKLCLPHSVNGENINIDANLAPIMYSCLALGDKEKSFEKKDTTTEAISDLSGIKIYDKAPSFIGARMGRPEKAKQREMRPPVHGLFPIGLAGGSRRNILEAAKKNMVSVELERRRCPACKKVSYLDVCSDCGSKTEIEYVCPKCGKFFDQKVCPICKNQNRSYSKQYINVKELLDSAYKKLGFIGQLDLIKGVKGLASDIKKPEPLEKGILRAKNNVTMFKDGTIRFDATNAPLTHFRPAEIGITLEKLSELGYIFDINGRPITDSSQLCELKIHDIVIPLECAKYFLKVANFIDDLLEKVYELPSYYKAKSKQDLIGQIVIGLSPHTSVGVIGRIIGFTKNSICLAHPLWHAAKRRDCDGDEDSLSLSLDVLLNFSKTFLPKRIGGTMDAPRLLTTRINPCEVARQAYNMEIVNKFPLAFFEETKESSDSKKVLDIVEMLYHRVENGACVEKLSFTHDVTDLNIGNHESAYKRLPSMLDKMKEQLGLAEQIAAVRAEDVAKKVLSTHFMRDIAGNLKAFSSQKFRCKKCNAKFRRPPLKGECPKCGGELTQTVYRGSIEKYLEIARDLVDRYNLGTYYEQRLRLLRDEINSLFTDEEKSESDSKKEEDKEQHMLSDFI, translated from the coding sequence TTGGATAATTTTGAAGATGATTATTTTTTATTTCTAGAAAAGAAATTTTCAGAAGTTTATCAAATAGCAAAAGAAGCTCGATCCAAAGGCATCGATGCGGTACATGAACCAGAATCTATGATTGCTAAAGATCTTGCTGAAAGAGTAGAAAAATCAGTAGGCCCACCAGGAATAGCAAATAGAATTCGTGAACTCGTTAAAATCATGCCAAGAGAGGAAGTTGCTTTCAAAGTAGCTGAAGAGATAGCTTCCGAGATTATTGGACCCGATACAGAAGAAAAAGTTGCTGAACAGGCAATTAGGACAGCTTTATCAATTCTTGATGAAGGTGTAACAGTATCCCCGATAGAAGGCATATCTAGAGTCAAAATTAGAACAAATCGTGACAGAACAAGATATCTAGCTGTTTATTATGCAGGCCCAATACGTTCTGCAGGTGGAACTGATATGGGATTATCGGTAATTGTCGCTGATTTCGTACGAAAACTAATGGGAATTGATAGATACAAAGCAACTAAGGAAGAAGCTGAAAGATTCCTTGAAGAACTTAGATTATATGAAAGAGAGGTTGCGAGATTTCAATATAAAATTCCCGACTCAGAAATCTTAAACGCAATTGCAAGACTTCACGTAGAAGTCAGTGGCGTTCAAACTGACTTTGTAGAGGTTACATCATTTAGAAATTTAGCTAGAATCGAGACAAATGGGGTTAGAGGAGGAGCGCTTAGAGTAGTAAACGATGGATTGATTGGGCGAGCTAAGAAGATCGTAAATATCGTAGATAAATTGGGTATAGATGGTTGGGATTGGCTTAACGAATTGAAATTCCAAACCGAAGACAATGCAGAATCTAAAGATCTAATGTTTATGGAAGATATTATTGCTGGTAGACCAATTTTTTCTTTTCCAAAAACTCAAGGCGGTTTTAGATTAAGGTATGGCCGTTGCAGAAATACAGGTCTTGCTGCGATTGGGCTAAATCCAATAACAATGCAAATACTTCGTAATTTTATTGCATCCGGCACTCAATTACGAATTGAAAAGCCTGGAAAAGCTGGTGTAACTCTTCCGGTTGATTATATAGAACCTCCTGTTGTAAAGCTGAAAGAAGGCTCAATAGTAAGAGTAGAAACTCTTGATTTAGCTCATAAAATTGAGGGTTCAATTGAATCTATACTCTTTTTGGGAGATATTTTGATAGCTACAGGAGAGTTCATAGAAAATAATAGGCATCTTATACCATCTGGATTCGTTGAAGAATGGTGGAGTGAACTTCTTCGGAAAGAATTAATGAAGATGGAAGATACGTCAAAAATAAGCATAGATGAAGAAAAGTTAAGAGATTTTATTGAAAATCCATTAAAATGCATCCCAAATCCCAGTGAATCATTGCTATTATCAAAGACCTTTGGTGTTCCATTACATCCAAGATACAATCTATTTTGGAATAATATAGATCATAATGACTTGATTTCGTTAAGAGAAAAATTTCTCTCAGCAGAAGTAGTATGGGAAGATGAAAATCCTGTAAGCATTGTGATAAACGATGGTGCGGATATTAAACACATTTTAGATAAATTATGTCTACCTCACAGTGTTAATGGTGAAAATATCAATATCGATGCTAACCTTGCTCCTATTATGTATTCATGTCTAGCATTAGGAGATAAAGAAAAAAGCTTTGAAAAAAAAGATACAACAACAGAAGCTATTAGCGATCTTTCAGGAATAAAAATCTATGATAAAGCCCCCTCATTCATAGGCGCCAGAATGGGAAGGCCTGAGAAAGCTAAACAAAGAGAAATGAGACCCCCTGTTCATGGCTTATTTCCAATAGGCTTAGCTGGAGGATCAAGACGGAATATCTTGGAAGCAGCGAAGAAAAATATGGTCTCTGTAGAGCTTGAGAGAAGACGTTGCCCTGCTTGTAAAAAAGTATCATATTTAGATGTATGTTCTGATTGTGGCTCAAAAACTGAAATTGAATATGTTTGCCCTAAATGTGGAAAATTTTTTGATCAAAAAGTCTGCCCAATATGTAAAAATCAGAATAGATCCTATTCAAAACAGTATATCAACGTAAAAGAGCTTCTAGATTCTGCATATAAGAAACTAGGATTCATAGGTCAGTTGGATCTTATCAAAGGGGTTAAGGGGTTAGCAAGTGATATTAAGAAACCTGAACCTTTAGAGAAGGGCATACTAAGAGCAAAAAATAATGTTACCATGTTCAAGGATGGAACCATAAGGTTTGATGCAACTAATGCTCCTCTAACACATTTTAGACCTGCTGAAATAGGTATTACTCTGGAAAAATTAAGTGAACTTGGCTATATTTTCGATATCAATGGGCGTCCTATTACAGATTCATCTCAACTATGCGAACTCAAAATTCATGATATAGTTATTCCTTTGGAATGCGCAAAATATTTTTTGAAAGTAGCTAACTTCATAGATGATCTTCTTGAAAAAGTGTATGAATTACCCTCATATTACAAAGCCAAATCTAAGCAAGACTTGATCGGTCAAATTGTTATTGGACTATCTCCACATACATCTGTTGGTGTAATCGGTAGAATAATTGGATTTACAAAAAATAGCATATGTCTTGCTCATCCTCTCTGGCATGCAGCCAAAAGAAGAGATTGTGATGGAGATGAGGACTCGCTTAGTTTGAGTTTAGATGTTCTCCTAAATTTTTCCAAAACATTTCTGCCTAAGAGAATAGGAGGAACGATGGACGCTCCTAGGCTGTTGACTACTAGGATAAATCCTTGTGAAGTTGCTCGTCAGGCGTATAATATGGAGATAGTAAATAAATTTCCACTAGCATTCTTCGAAGAGACCAAAGAATCCTCGGATTCGAAAAAGGTACTAGACATTGTTGAAATGCTTTATCATAGGGTTGAGAATGGAGCTTGTGTTGAAAAATTAAGTTTTACTCATGATGTCACTGATCTCAATATCGGAAACCATGAAAGCGCATATAAAAGATTACCTTCGATGCTTGATAAAATGAAGGAACAATTAGGACTCGCTGAACAAATAGCGGCGGTTAGGGCTGAGGATGTCGCTAAGAAGGTCCTTTCTACTCACTTTATGCGCGATATAGCTGGTAATCTAAAAGCATTCTCAAGCCAGAAATTTAGATGTAAGAAATGCAATGCCAAATTCAGGAGACCGCCATTAAAAGGTGAATGTCCTAAATGCGGTGGAGAACTAACTCAAACAGTCTATAGAGGAAGCATTGAAAAATATCTTGAAATAGCCAGAGATCTTGTGGATCGCTATAACTTAGGTACCTATTATGAGCAACGCTTGAGACTTTTACGTGATGAGATTAATTCATTATTTACAGATGAGGAAAAATCTGAATCCGACTCTAAAAAAGAAGAAGATAAAGAACAGCATATGTTAAGTGATTTCATTTAG
- a CDS encoding nucleotide pyrophosphohydrolase, with product MTTIRDFQELMKKMYFHRDEKRGAEKTMLWLLSEAGEFADALIKNDRKGLQDEAADIFAWLCSECNLLGIDLEEEVLKKYIKCPRCEQKKCECPENY from the coding sequence ATGACAACTATAAGAGATTTTCAAGAATTGATGAAAAAAATGTATTTCCATAGAGATGAAAAAAGAGGGGCTGAGAAAACTATGCTTTGGCTTTTATCTGAAGCTGGAGAATTTGCAGATGCATTAATTAAGAATGACAGAAAAGGTTTGCAGGATGAAGCTGCTGATATCTTTGCTTGGCTTTGTTCTGAATGCAATTTATTAGGGATAGATCTCGAAGAAGAAGTTTTAAAGAAATATATAAAGTGTCCAAGATGTGAGCAGAAAAAATGCGAATGCCCTGAAAATTATTAG
- a CDS encoding winged helix-turn-helix domain-containing protein, which yields MRNVNKGLSARTKIIQSLETKERRIKEISKGNNLSYDCVRYHLKTLKKEGIVRKYSKNRPFVWILTGKGQQKLI from the coding sequence ATGAGGAATGTCAATAAAGGATTATCAGCTCGGACAAAGATCATTCAATCTTTAGAAACTAAAGAAAGAAGGATTAAGGAAATATCCAAAGGAAATAATCTATCATATGATTGCGTAAGATATCATCTTAAAACATTGAAAAAAGAAGGAATAGTCAGAAAATATTCAAAAAATAGACCATTTGTTTGGATTTTAACTGGGAAAGGTCAACAAAAATTAATCTAA
- a CDS encoding AIR synthase-related protein: MGKLNYKEISEIVKCIEPSSKVLVPPLPGCDAGVYKVDNDYYGVISTDPCTGVPQDWFGWLLINYTSSDVALFGAQPKLAAINLLGPEGTDYKVYKRIMSQACKAAKELKIDIISGHTGNYPVISQLVGICTVEGFVKKDKLITPMASKPGDLILLVKPLGLEVLTNFAITNYGKSKALFGFKSAKNLRSMIRHQSCVNEALLLAECKGVHAMHDIAEGGLILALNEMANLSNNGFEVVYDKFPIKEEMKRFQESFNLSMTELLSISSSGCLIASISPDKKEEIVRILTKKGIINRIIGKFTQEKERFLILRNKKVRFPTNAKDPYTKIFYSG, encoded by the coding sequence ATGGGTAAATTGAATTACAAAGAAATTTCAGAAATTGTGAAATGTATAGAGCCTTCAAGCAAGGTTTTAGTACCACCATTACCAGGTTGCGATGCAGGGGTATACAAAGTAGACAATGATTATTATGGGGTTATCTCAACCGATCCTTGTACTGGCGTTCCTCAGGACTGGTTTGGATGGTTGTTGATTAATTATACTTCGTCTGATGTTGCTTTGTTTGGAGCACAACCAAAACTTGCGGCAATAAATCTGCTAGGGCCAGAGGGCACTGATTATAAGGTCTATAAGCGAATAATGTCTCAAGCTTGCAAAGCGGCCAAAGAATTGAAAATAGACATCATTTCTGGTCACACAGGCAACTATCCTGTAATCTCCCAATTAGTTGGGATATGTACAGTTGAGGGGTTTGTAAAGAAAGATAAGCTTATTACGCCAATGGCCTCCAAACCAGGGGATTTAATTTTATTAGTAAAACCGCTTGGACTCGAGGTCCTTACCAATTTCGCCATAACAAATTATGGAAAGTCAAAAGCTTTATTCGGATTCAAGAGTGCTAAAAATTTACGCTCTATGATTCGTCATCAATCTTGCGTTAATGAGGCACTGCTATTAGCTGAATGTAAAGGTGTTCATGCGATGCATGACATAGCAGAAGGGGGTCTAATCTTAGCTTTAAATGAAATGGCGAATTTATCGAATAACGGGTTTGAAGTGGTTTATGATAAATTCCCAATAAAAGAAGAAATGAAAAGGTTTCAAGAAAGCTTTAATCTAAGCATGACTGAACTTCTTTCGATATCCTCTTCAGGCTGTCTAATCGCATCTATATCACCAGATAAAAAAGAAGAGATAGTTAGAATACTAACAAAAAAGGGGATAATTAATAGAATAATAGGTAAGTTCACTCAAGAAAAAGAACGGTTCCTTATATTAAGGAATAAAAAAGTTAGATTTCCAACTAATGCAAAGGATCCATATACAAAGATCTTTTATTCGGGATAG
- a CDS encoding transcription elongation factor, with protein sequence MGRRKRRVVKIVKRQLPTIFNCPNCGEEAVKVTKSSSGMTTIQCGGCGLKDKFEIPPSSQMIDVYCKFTDRYLTGEIEAPSS encoded by the coding sequence TTGGGAAGAAGAAAGAGAAGAGTTGTTAAGATAGTTAAAAGGCAGTTGCCTACAATCTTCAATTGCCCAAATTGTGGAGAAGAGGCTGTAAAAGTAACAAAATCGAGTTCTGGCATGACTACAATACAATGTGGAGGTTGTGGATTAAAAGACAAATTCGAAATACCGCCATCTTCCCAAATGATTGATGTTTATTGCAAATTTACTGATAGATATCTTACTGGGGAAATTGAAGCACCATCATCTTAG
- a CDS encoding nucleoside 2-deoxyribosyltransferase, translated as MEFSQREIREKNLKGSHNKKKAFIAGPIHGIENDQSYRDDLKKILEERGYIVLDPWQREKALYSQENEQELPEKSNIAGFIKRDLRDIELCDIFVAYLPKISAGACMELFYAKQFNKTTIAIIGFKDPSPWIIYHTDFILENIKDFEKFMKKRKES; from the coding sequence ATGGAATTCTCTCAAAGAGAAATTAGAGAAAAAAACCTCAAGGGTTCACATAATAAAAAGAAAGCTTTCATCGCTGGGCCTATCCACGGCATAGAAAATGATCAATCGTATCGCGATGATCTAAAAAAGATACTTGAAGAACGTGGATATATTGTATTAGATCCGTGGCAAAGAGAAAAAGCACTTTATTCCCAAGAAAATGAACAAGAGTTGCCTGAAAAATCTAATATTGCTGGTTTCATAAAACGAGATTTGAGAGATATAGAACTATGTGATATATTTGTTGCATACCTGCCAAAAATTTCGGCTGGAGCCTGTATGGAATTATTTTACGCAAAACAATTTAATAAGACTACAATCGCAATTATCGGTTTTAAAGACCCAAGCCCCTGGATAATCTACCACACTGATTTCATACTCGAAAACATAAAAGATTTCGAGAAATTCATGAAGAAAAGAAAAGAGTCGTGA